One window of the Vigna radiata var. radiata cultivar VC1973A chromosome 1, Vradiata_ver6, whole genome shotgun sequence genome contains the following:
- the LOC106765273 gene encoding uncharacterized protein PFB0145c, with the protein MFKSWSKKNKTKAVFKLQFQATQVPKMKKPALKVALVPDNVGKPTVKLEKVVVQDGTCSWENPIFESVKFVRDAKSGKLQEKIYHFVVSTGSSKSGFLGESSIDFADFAAETEPLTVSLPLKFANSGAILHVGTFYSLLHLVSYVPHIMHMIYSSFKISYSSNLFFFFILVPYYFCCRVSFLSLLFTCCSTFRDGEDYGNGSSRHLLSICSADENSRNVYEDFPKLLPPFRQNSMPCKGTIEAIATRAQMHRGSLGSASDRSLGDSWRNSLEDTHPQERLQEPSDNVVENLRSEIASLKRKAEESELELQSLQKLMEKECSRGQSMSRQIISLRDERNMIKTKYEQLLSQQNLINETKNSKALQTEIEQARQQLEAIKEELAYEKEFSYNLKLQLQKTQNSNSELLLAVRELEAMLEHKNKELLDNTKEHDDATELGHLKQKFAELNGEIDICYKQRDELNEQIKELNFECEHLKKENLDTSLRLNHKEAQQIALQNKYSASLATIKQLESQVQRLEEKIGKQVDDFSGSLIYINELENQVSDLKIEMKMQEEDYQKDFQAMKCAKLEQEERAIQAEETLIKTRHNNDLACQRFQDEYRSLSAEMTLKVEENEKKVLEAYAEADELQKQNKLMEEILQKCNEELRLVTNQNELKLQQLLNQIDSKEKKVEMMSQELEIKSKQLEEVQRKRDEKDKALTKQIQLLRIEIRKLMLEEHALSKADPTELMTRMLMQENNDEEIRFDNLTSALEIFKTQHNELKRNLHVEQTEKENMKEKITQLEGELKKKVEELSAVEKRLKNSKGATVKSMNLASWNYESAASCSSTKEHDKKSRSEMQMGMDDANTPVRKCEKGRTICNSAENEVHLASHRSEVKTCLENKAIVFNYDDAGDCPTNELLDEVAVLKERNKYMEIQLKEMEERYSDISLKFAEVEGERQQLVMALRNMRNGKN; encoded by the exons ATGTTTAAGTCATGGAGCAAGAAAAACAAGACTAAAGCTGTATTCAAACTACAATTTCAGGCAACTCAG GTGCCAAAGATGAAAAAGCCTGCACTGAAGGTAGCTTTGGTGCCAGATAATGTTGGGAAGCCTACGGTGAAACTGGAGAAAGTTGTTGTCCAGGATGGAACCTGTTCATGGGAGAATCCGATTTTTGAATCAGTAAAATTTGTTAGGGACGCAAAATCAGGAAAACTTCAAGAGAAAATCTACCATTTTGTTGTTTCAACC GGATCTTCAAAATCTGGCTTTCTTGGAGAATCCTCCATTGACTTTGCTGATTTTGCTGCAGAAACTGAGCCACTGACTGTGTCCCTACCTCTGAAGTTTGCCAATTCAGGCGCAATCCTACATGTTGGTACCTTCTATTCCCTTCTCCACCTGGTTTCTTATGTCCCTCATATCATGCACATGATTTACTCATCTTTCAAAATCTCATATTCatcaaacctttttttttttttcattcttgttcCATATTAT TTTTGTTGCAGGGTTTCATTCCTCTCCTTGTTATTTACCTGTTGCAGTACTTTCAGAGATGGGGAAGATTATGGAAATGGAAGCTCAAGACACCTACTGAGCATTTGCAGTGCAGATGAAAATTCTCGTAATGTTTATGAA GATTTCCCCAAGCTATTACCACCCTTTAGGCAAAATTCAATGCCGTGCAAAGGAACTATTGAGGCCATTGCAACAAGAGCTCAAATGCATAGGGGGTCACTGGGTTCAGCATCAGATAGGAGTTTAGGCGACTCCTGGAGAAACAGCCTGGAAGATACTCATCCTCAAGAAAGATTACAAGAGCCTTCAGATAATGTCGTTGAAAACCTCAGAAGTGAAATTGCTTCTCTGAAGAGGAAAGCCGAAGAATCAGAACTAGAGTTACAATCGCTTCAGAAGCTGATGGAGAAGGAATGCAGCCGAGGACAAAGTATGTCAAGGCAAATAATCAGCCTCAGAGACGAGAGAAATATGATCAAAACTAAATATGAGCAACTATTGTCGCAGCAAAATCTCATTAACGAGACCAAAAATTCAAAAGCCTTACAGACTGAGATTGAACAAGCGAGGCAGCAGTTAGAAGCAATAAAAGAAGAGCTTGCTTATGAAAAAGAGTTTAGTTATAATCTTAAATTGCAACTCCAGAAGACACAAAACTCAAACTCCGAACTACTTTTAGCAGTTAGAGAACTTGAAGCAATGCTGGAACATAAGAATAAGGAATTGTTGGACAATACTAAAGAGCATGATGATGCCACAGAATTAGGTCACTTGAAGCAGAAATTTGCAGAGCTGAATGGTGAAATAGACATTTGTTATAAGCAACGTGATGAGCTAAATGAGCAAATAAAAGAGCTCAACTTTGAGTGTGAGCATCTGAAGAAAGAAAACCTGGACACCTCTTTGAGATTAAACCATAAAGAAGCACAACAAATTGcgttacaaaataaatattcagCTTCTTTGGCAACTATAAAACAACTTGAATCTCAAGTACAGAGATTAGAAGAAAAGATAGGGAAGCAGGTGGATGATTTTTCAGGGTCTTTGATTTACATCAATGAACTTGAAAATCAAGTCAGTGATTTGAAGATAGaaatgaaaatgcaagaagaggATTATCAAAAAGATTTCCAAGCCATGAAATGTGCAAAACTTGAACAGGAGGAACGGGCCATCCAAGCAGAGGAGACATTGATAAAGACTAGACACAACAATGATCTCGCATGTCAGCGTTTTCAGGATGAATATCGAAGTCTTTCAGCTGAAATGACATTGAAAGTAGAAGAAAACGAAAAGAAGGTCCTGGAAGCTTATGCAGAAGCTGATGAATTGCAGAAGCAGAACAAACTCATGGAAGAAATTCTCCAGAAATGTAATGAAGAGCTCAGGCTTGTTACAAATCAGAATGAATTGAAACTTCAACAGCTCTTGAACCAAATagattcaaaagaaaagaaagtggaaaTGATGTCTCAAGAACTAGAGATCAAGTCCAAGCAACTTGAAGAAGTACAAAGGAAAAGGGATGAAAAGGATAAGGCATTAACAAAGCAAATTCAATTGCTCAGAATTGAAATTAGAAAACTGATGCTAGAAGAGCATGCATTATCTAAAGCTGATCCAACAGAGCTCATGACTAGGATGTTAATGCAAGAGAACAATGATGAGGAGATAAGGTTTGACAACCTAACGTCAGCATTAGAAATCTTTAAGACCCAGCACAATGAATTAAAACGTAACTTGCACGTGGAAcaaacagagaaagaaaatatgaaggaaaaaataacTCAGTTAGAAGGAGAGCTGAAGAAGAAGGTAGAAGAACTAAGTGCTGTAGAAAAGAGGCTCAAAAATAGCAAAGGAGCGACGGTCAAAAGTATGAATTTGGCTTCATGGAACTACGAGAGTGCTGCGTCTTGTTCATCCACTAAGGAACACGATAAGAAGTCAAGATCGGAAATGCAGATG GGAATGGATGATGCAAACACCCCTGTTAGAAAGTGTGAAAAAGGAAGAACCATATGCAATTCAGCGGAGAACGAAGTTCATCTAGCTTCACACAGAAG TGAAGTGAAAACTTGCTTGGAAAATAAGGCTATTGTCTTCAATTATGATGATGCTGGTGATTGTCCTACAAATGAGTTGTTGGATGAAGTGGCAGTACTAAAGGAAAGGAACAAATATATGGAAATTCAGCtgaaagaaatggaagaaagataTTCTGATATTAGTCTTAAGTTCGCagaggtggagggagaaagACAACAGCTTGTTATGGCCCTACGGAATATGAGAAATGGTAAGAACTAG